A segment of the Fimbriimonadaceae bacterium genome:
GGCCCCCTCGACCTCTCCCGGAAGGATTCCCGCGACCGGGCAGGCAGGCGAGGTGAGGGTCATCGTTATGTCCACCGTCGCGTCCGGGTTGACGTTGACGCCGTAAATGAGGCCGAGGTCGTACACATTGACGGGGATCTCGGGGTCATAGACCGTCCGGACCGCCTCGATCACCTCGGCCTCCAAGAGCGAACGCTCGATGGCGTTCAATTCTGGCGGCGGTTGGTCGGTAGAAATGGGCTTCGGCATCGTCACTCAGTGCTCGCCGCCTCCTCACCGGCCAGGGCCGAACGCAAGGCATGCCAGCCCAAAGTCGCGCACTTGATGCGGGCAGGAAACTCGCGGACGCCCGCCAAGCACTCCAGTCCGCCGAGCTCCTCGACCGTCCCGTCGACCACCATGGCGTGGAACTTGTCGAAGGTGTCGAGGGCCTCTTCTACCGTCATTCCCTTCACTGTCTCGGTCATCAGACTGGTGCTTGCCTGGCTGATCGCGCAACCACAACCCTCGAACTTGACGTCGGTGATGACGTCGTCCTTGACGACCAGGTAGAGCCGGACTTGGTCGCCGCACAAGGGGTTCCACCCGTCGGCTGAATGGGTCGGCGCGTCGATGTGGCCGCTGTTCCGCGGCTTGCGGCCGTGGTCCAGGATTGTCTCGCGATAGAGTTCTTCGAGCATCAGCTGAAAATCTCCTTCGCCTTGGCGACGGCTCTGACAAGGGCCTCGACGTCTTCGTCGTCATTGTAGACGGCGAATGACGCCCGTACTGTCGATGAGACCTGAAGTCTCTGCATGAGGGGCATGCAGCAATGGTGCCCGGCCCTGACCGCCACACCCTCGCTGTCGAGGATCGTCGCCAAATCATGCGGATGGGCAAAGTCGGTGACGAAGCTGACGACGCCGGCCTTCCCGGGGGTCTTGCCGAGGACCGTCACCCCAGCGACCTCCTCCAGGCTGGCGGTGGCGCGCTGGGTCAGGGCGGCCTCATGGGCCTGGACAGCCTCGGAGTCTTGGGCGGCCAACCACTCCAGGCCGGCGGCCATACCGACCACACCGGCGACGTTGGGCGTCCCCGCCTCGAACCGGGTCGGCGGCTCACGGAACGTCGTTCCCTCAAAGGAGACGGTGCGGATCATGTCGCCGCCTCCTTGGTAGGGCGGCATGCCTTTCAGGTGCTCCGATCGCCCGTACAACGCACCGACCCCCATGGGGCCGAACGCCTTGTGCCCCGCCACCGAATAAAAATCGACCCCAAGGTCGCGGACGTCCACGGGCATGTGGGGCACCGCCTGGGCTCCGTCCGCCGTGATCAGCGCACCGGCCTGGTGGGCTTCCTCCGCCATGCGCTTGACCGGATAGACCGTCCCCAGGGCGTTGCACACGTGCTTGACGGCGACCATCTTGACCGGGTGGTCGCGAAGGAGGGCGACGTAGGCGTCCCAATCCAACTGACCGTCGTCAAAGACCGGGACAGGCAGCACCCGGGCCCCAGTTCTTTGCGCGACCATCTGCCACGGCACCAGGTTGGCGTGGTGCTCAGCGACGGAGCAAAGCACCACGTCCCCGGCCTTCAGGTTCGTCCCGCCCCAAGACGAAGCGACCAAGTTGAGCGACTCGGTGCAGCCCTTGGTGAAGACGACTTCCTCCGGTCGCGAGGCGTTGAGGTGCTTGGCGACCGTGGCCCGGGCACGGTCATAGGCGTCGGTCGACCGCTGACCCAATGTGTGGACCCCGCGATGGACGTTGGCGTTGTCCATCCGGTAGTAGAAGTCCATCGTGTCGAGGACGACCCGCGGCTTCTGGCCGCTTGCCGCACTGTCCAAATAGACGAGCGGTTTACCGTTCACCTCTTGGTCGAGGATGGGAAACTCGCACCGCCAGGGAGACCGCAGGCTAGTCTTGCTGGCCAAGTTCTGCCCTGCCTTCGGCCAAGCGGGCGAAGAGCGTCTTCTCCAGGCTCTCGCGCACGTCGGCCATTGTGATGAGTTCCAGCACTTCGGCGGCGAAGGCGTAGACCAAGACAGCCTCGGCTTGCTTCTGCGGGATGCCGCGCGACCGCATGTAGAAGAGGGGGTCGTCTTCCAACTGGCCGACCGTCGCGCCGTGGGTGCACTTCACGTCGTCGGCAAAGATCTCCAACTGAGGCTTGGAATTGATCGTCGCCTGCGGCGACAGCAGGAGGGCCTGGTTGGTTTGCTTGGCGTCGGTCTTCTGGGCGTCCTGATGGACAAAGATCTTGCCGTTGAACACCACGGTGGCCCGGTCGTCCACGATCTGCTTGTAGATTTCGAAGCTGGTGCCGTCGGGGAGGGCGTGGTCGAGGCGGGTGTGGTTGTCAATGACCTGTCCACCCCGGGCCAACACGACCCCGTCCAACCGCGTGGTGGTGTGCCGGCCCCCGATCCAAATGTCCTGGTCCAATCGGGCCAAGGCACCGCCAAACGCGATGTTGTAGGACTCGTAGGTGCTGTCTTGCGCCTGGTGGGTGGCCCACATCCCGATGTGGTGGCCGGTCGGGGCCTCGTCCTGCACCCGGACGTGCTCCACCTGGGCGTTCTCTGCGACCGACACTTCGGTCACTGGAATGGTGAGGTTGGTCGCGTCGCCATGGCTGACGTAGTGCTCGACGACCTGCACCTTTGCGCCCTTCTCGACGACGATAAGGACTCGCGGAGCCACCACTTGGCCTTCCCCGCTCGTGACATGAAGGATTTCGACCGGTCGGTCGGCCTCTGCCATGGCACTGACCCGGACAAGGACACCGTCGGTGAACGTCGCCGTGTTCAGGGCCGCGAAGGGGTGCGACCCTGGCCGGGACACGTCTCCGAACTGGTCGACCGGGCCCTGGACCAAGGCGTCGCGCAACGACTCGATCCGGACGCCCTTTCCTGCGTCAAACTCCGACTGGTTCCGGTCGAGTTGGCCGTTGACGACCACCACGCGGGCAGAATCCTTGGCTAAACGAGGCAACTCGTCGCCGAACCATGCTGGGCCCGGTTCGGCCGGCGACCATTCAGTTTCGGCGACCGTGCGAAGGGACGTGTACTTCCATTCCTCGTCCTTCATCGTCGGCACGCCGGCCGCGCGGAAGGCGTCCAGGGCCAAGCGGCGCTTCTCTGCCAGCCAAGCCGGGCTCTGGGCGGCGGTCTGGTCGCCGGCCGCCAAGACGGCGTCGAGCTTGCTCTCGAAGGTTTTGGTCGCGGTCATGCCCGGCCTGCCGGTTCAGGTTCGATCCAACCGTAGCCCTTGTCCTCCATCTCCAACGCCAACTCGCGGCCGCCGCTCTTGACGATGCGACCGTCCATCAGCACGTGGACGAAGTCCGGGACGATGTAGTTGAGGAGCCGCTGGTAGTGGGTGACGACCACGAACATCCGGTCGGGGGACCGCAGGGCGTTCACGCCGTCGGCGACGGTGCGGAGCGCGTCAATGTCGAGTCCGGAGTCGGTCTCGTCCAAGACGCCGAGTTTGGGTTCCAAGACCGCCATTTGGAAGATCTCGTTCCGCTTCTTCTCGCCGCCGCTGAACCCTTCGTTCACACTCCGCGTCAGGAGGTCGTTCTTCAGGTCGAGAAGCTTGATCTTCTCCTTGATGAAAGTCAAAAACTTCATCGAGTCGAGTTCTGGTTCGCCGTTGGCCTTCCTCTTGGCGTTCACGGCGGCCCGCAGGAAGTAGGTGTTGCTGACCCCGGGGATCTCCACTGGGTATTGGAACGCCATGAAGACGCCCCGGTGGGCCCGGGTCTCGGGCTCGTCTTCCAGCAGGGAGACTCCGTCAAGCAAGACGTCCCCGTCGGTGACCTCATAGGTCTCGCGCCCGGCGATCACGTTGGCCAGGGTGCTCTTGCCGCTG
Coding sequences within it:
- the sufC gene encoding Fe-S cluster assembly ATPase SufC is translated as MLEIKNLHARVADGQREILRGVDLTVRPGEVHAIMGPNGSGKSTLANVIAGRETYEVTDGDVLLDGVSLLEDEPETRAHRGVFMAFQYPVEIPGVSNTYFLRAAVNAKRKANGEPELDSMKFLTFIKEKIKLLDLKNDLLTRSVNEGFSGGEKKRNEIFQMAVLEPKLGVLDETDSGLDIDALRTVADGVNALRSPDRMFVVVTHYQRLLNYIVPDFVHVLMDGRIVKSGGRELALEMEDKGYGWIEPEPAGRA
- a CDS encoding SufS family cysteine desulfurase, with product MASKTSLRSPWRCEFPILDQEVNGKPLVYLDSAASGQKPRVVLDTMDFYYRMDNANVHRGVHTLGQRSTDAYDRARATVAKHLNASRPEEVVFTKGCTESLNLVASSWGGTNLKAGDVVLCSVAEHHANLVPWQMVAQRTGARVLPVPVFDDGQLDWDAYVALLRDHPVKMVAVKHVCNALGTVYPVKRMAEEAHQAGALITADGAQAVPHMPVDVRDLGVDFYSVAGHKAFGPMGVGALYGRSEHLKGMPPYQGGGDMIRTVSFEGTTFREPPTRFEAGTPNVAGVVGMAAGLEWLAAQDSEAVQAHEAALTQRATASLEEVAGVTVLGKTPGKAGVVSFVTDFAHPHDLATILDSEGVAVRAGHHCCMPLMQRLQVSSTVRASFAVYNDDEDVEALVRAVAKAKEIFS
- the sufD gene encoding Fe-S cluster assembly protein SufD; this translates as MTATKTFESKLDAVLAAGDQTAAQSPAWLAEKRRLALDAFRAAGVPTMKDEEWKYTSLRTVAETEWSPAEPGPAWFGDELPRLAKDSARVVVVNGQLDRNQSEFDAGKGVRIESLRDALVQGPVDQFGDVSRPGSHPFAALNTATFTDGVLVRVSAMAEADRPVEILHVTSGEGQVVAPRVLIVVEKGAKVQVVEHYVSHGDATNLTIPVTEVSVAENAQVEHVRVQDEAPTGHHIGMWATHQAQDSTYESYNIAFGGALARLDQDIWIGGRHTTTRLDGVVLARGGQVIDNHTRLDHALPDGTSFEIYKQIVDDRATVVFNGKIFVHQDAQKTDAKQTNQALLLSPQATINSKPQLEIFADDVKCTHGATVGQLEDDPLFYMRSRGIPQKQAEAVLVYAFAAEVLELITMADVRESLEKTLFARLAEGRAELGQQD
- a CDS encoding SUF system NifU family Fe-S cluster assembly protein translates to MLEELYRETILDHGRKPRNSGHIDAPTHSADGWNPLCGDQVRLYLVVKDDVITDVKFEGCGCAISQASTSLMTETVKGMTVEEALDTFDKFHAMVVDGTVEELGGLECLAGVREFPARIKCATLGWHALRSALAGEEAASTE
- a CDS encoding DUF59 domain-containing protein; translated protein: MPKPISTDQPPPELNAIERSLLEAEVIEAVRTVYDPEIPVNVYDLGLIYGVNVNPDATVDITMTLTSPACPVAGILPGEVEGAARSAPGVRDVTVDLVWDPPFTIDRIPEHIRLELGLYY